From Spiroplasma endosymbiont of Amphimallon solstitiale:
TTAGTGGATTTAAAAATTCAAAATTTGCTGATGGTTCATATTTTGATAAATATATAAAATGTCAGTCAGATAAATGAACTCCTGAAACAAAAAAAATACAAGAATTATTTACAAAATATAACATTATGATTCCAACTCAGAAGCAATGAAAAGAATTAGTAATAAAAATTAAAGAAACGGGATTGGCTAATTCACATTTAATGGCAGTAGCACCCACTGGTTCAATTAGTTATTTATCTTCGTGTACACCAAGTCTACAACCGGTAGTCGCTCCTGTTGAGGTACGAAAAGAAGGAAAATTAGGTCGTGTTTATGTTCCTGCTTATAAGATTGATGATAATAATTTAGCATATTACACTGAAGGTGGATATGAATTAGGACCTAATCCAATTATTGATATTGTAGCAGCTGCACAACAGCACGTTGATCAAGCAATTTCTTTAACTTTATTTATTACTGATAAAGCGACAACTCGTGATTTAAATAAAGCTTATATTAGAGCCTTTAAAAAAGGTTGTTCATCAATTTATTATGTTCGTATTCGTCAAGAGGTTTTAGAGGATAGTGAAAATTATCAATGCAATGTTTGTGTTGTATAAATTAATTAGATTATTGAATAGTAGTTTCAAGTAATAAATAAATTTGTTACAAATTTAGTAATATATTATTTATTTAATTTAAAAAATAGTGAAATTTTATTTTGGAATATAGGATTTTTAAAAAAAAATTAAAAAATACATAGTAAATTTTAAAATTAAAGTTATAATAATAATTGTAAAAAAAATAATTATTATAACTTTGGAGTGGTACTCAAGAGGCTGAAGAGGACTGATTGCTAATCAGTTAGGACGGGAAACTGTCGCGAGAGTTCGAATCTCTCCCATTCCGCCATTATTTAAAAAGCATTAATTGCTTTTTTTTACTTTTAAATAATAAATTTATTAATAATTAGATATAATTTAATAAAGAACTCTTTATATTAAGGAGAAATCATGCGTAAACGAGTAAACTTACTTTTATCATTAATCTTATATATTGCTTTGATTGCAACAATAGTTTTTGTTATATTTAATTATATTAAATATTCATGAATTATTTTGATGATAATTATTACTTTAACTATTTTAACTGGTATTATTATTTTCATTACCAATCGTATGCAAGATGCAAAACTATCATGAATTATGGTTACCTTATGTTTGCCAATCATCGGTATTTTTTTATATTGAACTTTTGGTCGTCCTTATCGTTATCGACGAAAACAAAAAGCTTATTTAAAAACAAATAGTTATTTTTATACCCAAGAAGATTGAACTTTTGCTAATTCAATTTTAGAATCAAAAAAAATAACTTTGAGTGAGGATACTTTATCTTTATTTAAATATACAACAAGAATTTCTCATCGACCATTTTATAATAATACTGATGTTCAAATTTTAAATAATGGTCCTAATAAATTTGTTAAATTAATTGAAGATTTAAAACAAGCAAAAAGTTATATTTTTATTAATTATTTTATTCTTGGTGAAGGGGAGCTATTAGAAGTAATTATTAATGTTTTAAAAGAAAGGATTGAAGTAGGAGTTAAAGTTTATATGATTTATGATGCTGTTGGTTCATATTTTAGTTTATCTAAATATAAAATATGAAAAATGAAAAAAATAGGAATTATTATTCATAAATTTTCACCAGTTAGATTACCGTTTATGACAGGAAATTATAATTTTCGTAATCATCGTAAAGATATTATTATTGATGGGAATATTGGCTATGCTGGTGGAGTTAACTTAGCAGATAACTATATTTATCTTTCTGCAAAGTATGGCTTTTGAAGAGATACCCAAATTAGAATTGTCGGGGAAGCTGTTAAATCAATTGATTTAATATTTAGACAAGATTGAAATTTTATTACTGGTAATATTCTTGATATTACTGCTGAAAAATCTGAAATAAAAATTAAAAATAATATTATTGTCCAAGTAATTGATGATGGACCGATTACTAAGGAAACAATTCAAAAAGATTTATTTATTAAATTTATTAGTAATGCTAAAAAGCGAGTTTGAATTAGTACTCCTTATTTAATTCCAACTAGCGATTTAATTACTGCATTGCGTAATAGTGCTTATTCTGGTGTTGATGTTAGATTATCATTACCCGGAATTACCGATAAATTTTTATCATTAGATATGTCAAGAACTTATTATGATTCATTGATTGAGTCAGGTGTTAAAATTTATGAATATAATAATGTTTTTAACCATTCTAAGTCTGGTATTTTTGATGATGATATTACTATTATTGGTTCAACTAATCTTGATTATCGTAGTCTTTATTCAGATCATCAAACTTTAGTAATTGTTTATGATAGTAAAACAAATAGTGATTTATCTGCTTCATTTGAAAAAGATTTTATTCATTCTAGTTTAATTATTAGTAATCCACTACTACATCGTAGTTTTGTCTATCGGGGTGTATTTTTATTATTGCTTAGAATTTTAGCACCATTATTTTAAAAAAATTTAGTATAATTAGGTAAATATTAATAATAAGGTGGTCATAATTTATGGGTTGAAGTCGACGAATTAAAAAAATTAAAGAATATTTTAGTGATGAAAATCAACCTAATTTGGATATTTCTAAATTATCAGAAGACAATGAAAAAAAAACTCCTTTTTTTAATAGGTTTAAAAAACAAAAAAAATCTAATAAATCTTCTACTTTAACGAATAATAAAAAACGTAATAATATTTTTTTAAATTTTAGAAGAAGATCAACTATTCAAATTATTAAACATTTAGAAAATAAAAATATTTTTAACTTATTTTTTTATACTGATGTTAGTAATATTACATTAATATTAGAACAAGGAATTAAACCTTCTTCACAAATTAAATTATTGCCAAAGCAAGAATATATTGTTTGAACTTATTTAGAACATGCTACTTATTTAGAATTAGAGTTAGGTAATTCAACACGTCATTTTTTTTGAAAGTGATGTGCAGAGCAAAATGTTGATGTTAATAAAATAGCTATTATTTCTGTTGATATTCATAAACTATTTCAAAGCACTATTAAAGATTGAGGTTTAAATGTTGATACTAATCGTGTTCAAATATATGAAACAATTCCTGTTGAAGCTATTGATTGAATTTTGGTTAAAGATCGCAAAATGTTTCGTTTAGCTAAATTATATATTGATAATCAAAGACTAAAGTTAAAACTTTTCCAAGAAAATAATGGTAATATTACTTTAGGCTCTGATTAAATGGAGGTAAAATTATGCGTTGATCTGCAATTGTAATTATTGCTTTAATTCCTTTTATGACAATAATAATTATTTTATTTATACGTTTAAATCATCGTAATAATCAATATTATAATGTTATCCATGGTGATTTGTTAAGTTTAGTTCCATTGAAAATTGATTTAAAAAATGAAATTATTACTTTTTCTGAACGCTTAGAAGTTTTAAATCGTAAAAAACGAATTTCATTGTTTGTATTTAAATCAATGATGAATCGTAAAACTAAAGTAAAAATTGAAATTTTTATTCAAGATTTATTAGTGAATAAAGTTCCATTTGAGCCATGTCATTTTTCGGTTTCCTTCCAATTAGGAAGTAAAGTTATTGTTTATGATTTATCAATTGATTATTTTGATAATAATAAAGTTTTGTATGGTCAAATGCAAAGTAATATTCGTTATAATCGTTTTGCTATTTCACAAGCAATTATTTTACAACAAAATGAGTTAACAGTGGTAAAGTCAGTTTTTGTACAAACTATTTTAGATAATTTTAGTCAAAAAAAATATAATAAAAAAATAAATAGTCAATTTGAATATATGATTTTAATAAAAATAAAAAATTATTTAGCATTAGAAAATATTTTAACTGTTAATAATATTGAACGAATGGAATTATTAATTTCATATTATAGTAAAATAACTTTAGGATTAGATAATACTATTATTTGTAAATATTATGATGGTCAGTTTTTAATTTATTCTAGAAATAAGAAAATAAATTTATATCGATTCCAAAAAAAAATAAATAGTTATATTAAACGTAATTTAGTAGAAAAAAGTAGTTATTTGCAGATTCAAAGTCAAATATTATGTGTTTATGCTTCAGTAAAAACTGATGCTTCAAATGTCTATATATTATATAATAAAATTATTGATAAGAATCAATTAGAAGTAGTACAAAGTAGAGACTTAATTGAAATTAAATTGAAGACAAATGATATTTTAAATTATCCTGATTATAATCATTATTCACTTCTACAATCAGAACAAATGGAAAAATTATTAAGTGTTAGTATTAGACCGGTATATAAAAGTGATAATTCAAATGAGCCAAATTGTTACTATGCTTGATGAAATTTTGTTAAAAATTCTTATTATGTTTCGTTTATTGTTTTGATGCGTAATATTCAAGATTCGGGATTGTGGTGAAAAGTAAATGAGCCTTTATTTATTCAAACATTTGAAAAATTTGCGAAATTAAAACAAGAAAAAAACCTTATTCTTCCTGTTAGTTTAATTGAGTTACAAGATAAAACTATTTTAACAAAGTTGATTGCTCTTGTTAATAAGAGAAAAAATCTTTTTGAAAATTGTGATTTAATTTTTGATTTTCAAGATATTGGTGAAATTAATAGTTGGAATAAGTATGATTCAATTATTAAAACTATTCGTAGTAATAAAATAAAAATTTCTTTTACTCATGATTTACGTCATATTGATAATTTTAAATTAATTAATCATTTTAAGCCTGATTATGTAGTTTTAACTTCTAATTTATTAGAACAAGTTACTTTTAGTTTTAGTAAATATATTGATGTTATTATTTGTTTACATTATTTAAGAATTTTAGGTATTAAAAATATTTTAGCTCGTGGTATTATTAATGTTCCTGAAATTATTGTTTTAAAAGGATTAAAGGTTGACTATTTACTAGGAAAAGTATTAGAATCAGAACAAGCAAATAAAGTGCTAGATGCTTTAAATTACCCAAATTATTGGAAGTGACATAAAAGTCAATCAACGAAAGGTGAATAGGTCATTATGAATAATGCAAAGAATAAAAATATTACAGCAAGAGAGATTGATTTTGCCAAATGATATACTGATGTTATTAAGCAAGCAGAACTTTGTGATTATGGCGCAGAAAATGGTTCAGCAGCTGGTACCATTATTTTTTGCCCTCGCGGATATGCAATTTGAGAAAATATTCAACATTTATTAAATCAAAGATTTAAAATTTTAAATATTGAAAATGTAATGTTACCGCTTTTAATTAGTCAAAAAGCATTTCAAGTTGAAAAAGATCATATTGAGGGTTTTGCACCAGAATGTGCAACTGTAACTAAAGTTGGAAATAATCAATTATCAGAGGAACTAATTATTCGTCCTACTTCAGAAGTTTTATTTTGTCGTCATTTTTCAAAAATAATTAGTTCATATAAACAATTACCATTATTATATAATCAATGATGTAATGTTGTTAGATGAGAAAAAAATACAAAACCATTTTTAAGAACTAGTGAATTTTTATGACAAGAAGGACATACAATGCATAATAACGATGAAGAAGCAAAAAACTTTACATTAAAAATGATTAAGTTGTATGCTGATTTTGTTGAACAACAATTAGCAATTAAAGTTATTGTTGGTGCAAAAACAATTCACGAACGTTTTGCTGGGGCAAAAATGACATATACAATTGAAACTATGATGCAAGATGGACAAGCATTACAAGCCGGTACTAGTCATTATTTTGGTCAAGAGTTCACAAAGGTATTTAATATTAAATTTAGTAATAAAGACAATAAACAAGAATTAGGATATCAAACATCATGAGGTGTATCGACAAGATTAATTGGTGCTTTAATTATGGCGCATAGCGATGATCTGGGTTTAGTATTGCCATCTACAATTGCACCGCATCAGATTATGCTTTTAAATTTATCACCTAAAAGTGATAAATTTAAAATAACTGTTGAAAGAATATTTAAAATTTTAAGTTCTCATTTCCGAGTATTAATAAATGATGATAATAAAAGTTTTTCTTATAAGAAAAGTGAAAGTCAAATTAAAGGCATTCCAATTACTATTGCAATTGGTGAACAAGAAATTGAAAACCAAACAATTAAATTAATTTTACGTCATAACTTGGATACTATTGATGTTGAAATTAATAATGAAAAACTATTAGTAACAACTATTATTAATCAATTAAATAAATTAAATAAAGATTTATTTAATAATTCACAAAAAAAATTAAATACAAGTTTAAAAGAATTAACAGATTTCAATGAATATCATAAATTAGTTAAAATTCATAAAGGTTTCTTTATTGTACCTTTTTGTGATCAAATAAAGTGTGAAGAAGAAATTAAAAGTTTAACTGGTACAACATCACGTTGTATTCCTTTAGAACCGTATAAAAAACCAAGTAATTGTTTTAAGTGTCAAACTCCTAATAGTGTCTGAACTTATTTTGCAAGATCATATTAAAATTAGTCAGTTAAATAGAAATAAAATAGAGGAAAGATAATTATTTGTTCTTAAATTATTATTGTGATAATAATGAAAGAACAAATAAGTGCTGATAAGCAACTAATTGCTGCTATTTTTGTTAAATATGAACAAGCAAAATTAACATTAGCAAATAATAATTTTAAAGAAAATTATGTTTTGAAAGAGGATAGTGTTCACTATGCTAATAATATAGCGATAAATAAGGATTTAAAAAATTATGAAAAACATGTGCAAATTGTTGATACAGTTTTAGCATTATTACCAAAAAATGAATATAGTTATATTGTTAGAACGTTCTTAGTTAAATCAAA
This genomic window contains:
- the cls gene encoding cardiolipin synthase, with product MRKRVNLLLSLILYIALIATIVFVIFNYIKYSWIILMIIITLTILTGIIIFITNRMQDAKLSWIMVTLCLPIIGIFLYWTFGRPYRYRRKQKAYLKTNSYFYTQEDWTFANSILESKKITLSEDTLSLFKYTTRISHRPFYNNTDVQILNNGPNKFVKLIEDLKQAKSYIFINYFILGEGELLEVIINVLKERIEVGVKVYMIYDAVGSYFSLSKYKIWKMKKIGIIIHKFSPVRLPFMTGNYNFRNHRKDIIIDGNIGYAGGVNLADNYIYLSAKYGFWRDTQIRIVGEAVKSIDLIFRQDWNFITGNILDITAEKSEIKIKNNIIVQVIDDGPITKETIQKDLFIKFISNAKKRVWISTPYLIPTSDLITALRNSAYSGVDVRLSLPGITDKFLSLDMSRTYYDSLIESGVKIYEYNNVFNHSKSGIFDDDITIIGSTNLDYRSLYSDHQTLVIVYDSKTNSDLSASFEKDFIHSSLIISNPLLHRSFVYRGVFLLLLRILAPLF
- a CDS encoding acetyltransferase, whose amino-acid sequence is MGWSRRIKKIKEYFSDENQPNLDISKLSEDNEKKTPFFNRFKKQKKSNKSSTLTNNKKRNNIFLNFRRRSTIQIIKHLENKNIFNLFFYTDVSNITLILEQGIKPSSQIKLLPKQEYIVWTYLEHATYLELELGNSTRHFFWKWCAEQNVDVNKIAIISVDIHKLFQSTIKDWGLNVDTNRVQIYETIPVEAIDWILVKDRKMFRLAKLYIDNQRLKLKLFQENNGNITLGSD
- the proS gene encoding proline--tRNA ligase, with amino-acid sequence MNNAKNKNITAREIDFAKWYTDVIKQAELCDYGAENGSAAGTIIFCPRGYAIWENIQHLLNQRFKILNIENVMLPLLISQKAFQVEKDHIEGFAPECATVTKVGNNQLSEELIIRPTSEVLFCRHFSKIISSYKQLPLLYNQWCNVVRWEKNTKPFLRTSEFLWQEGHTMHNNDEEAKNFTLKMIKLYADFVEQQLAIKVIVGAKTIHERFAGAKMTYTIETMMQDGQALQAGTSHYFGQEFTKVFNIKFSNKDNKQELGYQTSWGVSTRLIGALIMAHSDDLGLVLPSTIAPHQIMLLNLSPKSDKFKITVERIFKILSSHFRVLINDDNKSFSYKKSESQIKGIPITIAIGEQEIENQTIKLILRHNLDTIDVEINNEKLLVTTIINQLNKLNKDLFNNSQKKLNTSLKELTDFNEYHKLVKIHKGFFIVPFCDQIKCEEEIKSLTGTTSRCIPLEPYKKPSNCFKCQTPNSVWTYFARSY
- a CDS encoding MG284/MPN403 family protein, with translation MKEQISADKQLIAAIFVKYEQAKLTLANNNFKENYVLKEDSVHYANNIAINKDLKNYEKHVQIVDTVLALLPKNEYSYIVRTFLVKSNKNWWKKYYHIKEYEKLEKTAIKRFLYLYLI